The DNA window CGACGCGAGCTGATAGCCACCCGACGCGGCCTCGACCCAGTGTCCGCGCACGCCGAGCAGCGCCCGGAGCCGGCTCACCGCCGTGTGGACGACGGGATCATGCGCCTCGGGGCGGTAGCTACCGATGCCCCACACCAGCCGGAGCAGCTCCTCCTTGCTTCGTCGCGCGCCGCCAATGAGCGCTCGCAAGAATGCCCTCATGCCGTCCGACACCTCGCTCATCACCAGCACGTTGCCGTGGTCCTCCACCACCAGCCGACGGTCGAGCAGCATCAAACGCCTGCCCGGCTCGAGCCCCAGACAGAGCGGCAAAAGCCCCCAGTGACCACTCGCGATCACCCGCGAGCCCAGCTCCGGCGAGCCCCGCAGGCACGCCGCGACGAGCGCACCCAGCCGGTCCTCGTCGAGCATCTCGGCCCCGGGCAGCCCCGGCGTTTGGGGCTCCCCTCCCCGCGCGCGCAGCCACGCCCGCGAGATCCCCGAGCGGCGATGCAGCGCGCGGAGCCGCTCGTCGAGCCGTGCCTGTTCCTCGGCGTCCGCGGTCGCCAGCATCTCCATGCACGACACATCGAACTCGAGCACCGTATCCTCGTGTGCGCCCACGAGCACGCGCGCCTCGCTCACGAACGGCGCGATGCTCGCCGCCCCGTAGCGAAGCCGCGCCACGTTCGCGCAGCCGAGGAGGAAGCGGATCCTCGCCCGCACGTCGCCCCCGTCAGGAAGCTGCTCGGTCCCGAGCCGCTCCAGGAGTCCCCAGGCCGCGTCGCCCTCTCCGGCGAGCGCATGCTGCGAGGCCAGCTCGATGCACAGCGAGCGCTGCGAGTACGAATCGTCGGGTCGCGCCTTCGCAAGGAGCTCCTTCAGCGTGGCGATGGCCTCACGGACCGGCAGCACCCCGAAGCGTGCTCGGTAGATCCCCAGCGCGAAATCGAGCGCCGCCGCATTCTTCTCCAGGGAGAGCGACCGGGCGAGCGTCCGCGCCGTCTCCAGCAGAGACAGGCCTTCCTGCACCGCACCGAGCTGGACGAGCACGTGCCCGCGCAGGTCCGTCGCAAGGAAGCGCCCGTAAGGAAAAGCGGCGAGGAACGCATACTCCAAGGCGCGGAGTGCATGGCGCGCGGCCTGACGGAGCCGACCCGTGAAGTAGCGGTAACACCCCATCCCCTGCAGCACGTAGAAGCGCGACAGCGGCCCGGCGTGGCGCGATGCGGCCTGCAGGTTCAGCGAGAACTCCTGCCTGGCCTCGTCGAGCCGACCCGCCCTGCAGTACGCGACGCCGAGGAAGAACCGCGCGGCGACGAGGCTCGGCCTCGCCTCCGGTGCCTCCTTGCGCCGGCAGTGCCCCGAGAAGAGCGCCCGCGCCTCCTCGAGCCGCCCCATGAACGCCAGCGCTCCCACGAGGAACGGAAGGTCCCCGGCCTGGGTCGCCCCGTCGGGCCCATCGACGTGCTCACGCACGATGTCCGCGTAGCGCCCCGCGTAGAAGCGCTCGGCGATGGAGGGACCCCGAACCCGCCGTGCTTTTCGTGGACCCATGGCGCCCGCGATCCCGAACTCTAGCGGTCTGCTCGGCGATGCCAAGCCACAGGGCAGCTCGATCATCATCCCTCACCGGTCCTCTCCGATCCTCGTGTGTTTCCGGCCATCGAACGGACGCAGCATCCCCGCGCGAAGCAGACATCGCCCACCTCAGGGGAGGTGGATGCGTCCGGGCGCACCGTTCGCTCCCTGCTCGGTGTGGCAGCGGTTGCAGTCACCGCTCGCCTGCGGCGTGTTCATGACCCGCTCCTTGCCGTTCGCGACCACCTTGGCCCGAATGGGAAACGTCAAGGCGCCCGCCCGCCGGGGCAGGTGGAAGTTCCCCGTCGGCTCGAGGGGTAGAGAATAGGTTCGGTTCTGGGCGTCAGTGATGACGACCCGCACCTCGTCGGTACCGTCATCCACGCCGTAACAGAGATCAGGCTCGTGGAGGGTCGGGTACACCGTCCCTCCGAGCACCACGAAATCATCGTCATCATCGTCATCGTCGAAATCGCCACTCTCGGCGTGACAGGTGATGCAGGCGCGACCCGGGTTCATCCACGGCCCTTCCTCGTCGAGCTCCCCGCCCCGCGGGTGCGGGTTGTCGTCGCCCATCTTCCAGAACCGCTCGCTCGTGCAGACCGTCGCCACCGGGCCGGCCCCTCCGTCGCCGCACGCGCCACGCGGCATCCCCGCATCGAGCCAGGCCTCGAGCACGGCACGCTCGGCCGCGGGCACGGTGGGGCCACTCCCAGGAGGCATGGGCGCCGCCGTCGACGCCATGCGCTCCACGGAGAGCGCACCCACGCTCCGCGTCGGATCCGACACCGCGTTCGCCGCGAGGTCCTCGTACGTCACGAGGGCCATCGGCGCGGACGGCGTGCTCCCGTGACAGCTCCGGCAGTGCGTCGCCAGCACCGCGTCGACGTCACACGGCAAACCGCGGTCTGCCCCGGTGCCGCTTCCCCCTTGCCCCACCGGACCCCCGGCGCCGCTGCCCGAAGGCTCGGCGTCCGCACCGTCACCCGAAGGGAGAAAGCAGCCGGCGGCAGCGGAGAGCACGACCGTGAACGGCAACAGCACACGAAGCAACAGGCTCATCGTCGACACCCTCGGTGACGGTGATGGAGCGGCGCCCAGGCGCGCCTCGGG is part of the Chondromyces crocatus genome and encodes:
- a CDS encoding helix-turn-helix domain-containing protein, with the protein product MGPRKARRVRGPSIAERFYAGRYADIVREHVDGPDGATQAGDLPFLVGALAFMGRLEEARALFSGHCRRKEAPEARPSLVAARFFLGVAYCRAGRLDEARQEFSLNLQAASRHAGPLSRFYVLQGMGCYRYFTGRLRQAARHALRALEYAFLAAFPYGRFLATDLRGHVLVQLGAVQEGLSLLETARTLARSLSLEKNAAALDFALGIYRARFGVLPVREAIATLKELLAKARPDDSYSQRSLCIELASQHALAGEGDAAWGLLERLGTEQLPDGGDVRARIRFLLGCANVARLRYGAASIAPFVSEARVLVGAHEDTVLEFDVSCMEMLATADAEEQARLDERLRALHRRSGISRAWLRARGGEPQTPGLPGAEMLDEDRLGALVAACLRGSPELGSRVIASGHWGLLPLCLGLEPGRRLMLLDRRLVVEDHGNVLVMSEVSDGMRAFLRALIGGARRSKEELLRLVWGIGSYRPEAHDPVVHTAVSRLRALLGVRGHWVEAASGGYQLASGVALVDLAGMPLGSQPGAAGAETGRSEGPEGQPATSSGVPTPNAPSSSALSASVSGEDAIVALLARGGPASSSELATRLGVSEMTALRRLRPLVERGVLLRWGKGKNTRYGIGSHVDES